From the Candidatus Thermoplasmatota archaeon genome, one window contains:
- a CDS encoding winged helix-turn-helix domain-containing protein encodes MDQNISTLIGENAGKIWRQLFVDGPLEEPILLEKSGLKQDELDCAIGWLARENKIARHDATLNLSETNLTSKVGSDAGKIFQVLDAWGEISLPSIMRLTQLNRREVITAIGWLAREGKIESTVIERNGEQRIRFWLKE; translated from the coding sequence ATGGATCAAAATATATCGACACTTATTGGTGAAAACGCAGGAAAAATCTGGCGGCAGTTATTTGTTGATGGGCCGCTTGAAGAACCGATCCTTCTTGAAAAATCTGGATTAAAACAAGATGAACTTGATTGTGCAATTGGATGGCTTGCACGAGAAAACAAAATTGCTCGGCATGACGCTACGTTGAATCTCTCTGAGACAAATTTAACATCCAAGGTTGGTTCAGATGCCGGAAAAATATTTCAAGTTCTTGATGCATGGGGCGAAATTAGTTTACCTTCAATCATGCGATTAACTCAGCTTAATAGACGAGAGGTTATCACTGCGATTGGATGGCTTGCACGAGAGGGAAAAATTGAAAGTACGGTTATTGAACGGAATGGCGAGCAGCGAATTCGGTTCTGGTTAAAAGAATGA
- a CDS encoding gamma carbonic anhydrase family protein codes for MIKIHETAYIAPSAVIIGTVTIGKYCSVFPNAVLRGDENYISIDDGSNIQDCCVLHVDTKHSLEIGKNVTIGHGAVIHGANIDDTCLIGIHATVLNGATIRKGSIIGAGAVVTENMDVPENSLVLGVPGKIIKQDEKYILLNEENAQIYQRLARNHKQGMYDRYQK; via the coding sequence ATGATTAAGATTCATGAAACAGCATACATTGCCCCTTCAGCAGTCATCATTGGTACGGTTACAATAGGAAAATATTGCAGTGTTTTTCCAAATGCAGTACTTCGAGGAGACGAAAATTATATTTCTATTGACGATGGCTCGAATATTCAGGATTGTTGTGTTTTGCATGTCGACACAAAACATAGTCTCGAAATTGGAAAAAATGTAACTATCGGCCATGGTGCTGTTATCCATGGCGCCAACATAGATGATACTTGCCTTATCGGCATTCATGCAACTGTACTCAACGGTGCTACAATACGTAAAGGATCTATCATAGGTGCAGGAGCTGTTGTCACAGAAAATATGGATGTTCCTGAGAATAGTTTAGTTCTTGGAGTTCCTGGAAAAATAATAAAACAAGATGAAAAATACATTCTGTTAAATGAAGAAAATGCACAGATTTATCAACGTCTTGCTCGAAACCATAAACAAGGTATGTATGATCGGTATCAAAAATAA